The genomic interval CTCATTTGCTACATCCTATTTGCAACTCTGTCTATCCTATATGAGCTGGGGATTATTGGCAATAATCCTTTAAAAATGTGCGCCGACTGAAGAATTTACCCTTCGCAGAACCAAAGCCATGTTTACCAAGACTCTTGAGAAAATATTCCAACTATGTTCCCTCTCATGGTCATGGAGTTGGTCTGTAACCCGTCATCTCAGGAAGATTACCAAAGATCACGTTGCTGGTGTGAACCTGCCAGGTTATCAGTGTGAAACCTACTCTGGTGCATTGAGCTATGATGGCTTTTTGAAAACCTCTGAAATGGGAAATATGTAGTAACCGGAGTGAGCTCTCCCCCTGGAGAGAAGAAATTAAAACTAGTGTTGACTGGCTGTTTTCTTGTTTGTAAGGGCACCAAAAATTGAACACTGATAACGTTTTATGAGTTAGCTCTTATTGCCTGTGATGAGGAAAGAACCATAAATAGTCAAGAAAACTTCCCACAACCTGTCACCTTTCTCAAAACAATAGAGTTCGAAGGTTCACGAGGACTTCTCTGATCTCTGAGGCAATTTGGGTCATTTAGTGGACACTTCGCTCAAACAAGTCTGGgaataaaaaaattgtccaaCTTTTAATGTTCCATTTGAAATGTCACCACATCAAAGAGGCCACTACAGGGCAGTGTTAGACAATAAAACGCAATGGAACAACACTTATGGTTcagaatataaatataaattttatatttatattctgaaccatatatatatatatatatatatatatatatatatatagcattaAACAGACTAATTGGCATCGGGTTTAAAAatcataatgtttatttttttcaaacaactTGCCagagaataataaaaaaaacagattacaAAAAGGATAATAGAATCTATTCCGAatacattaacaaaaaaaacaagtgaaaacATTCATGGACGCAAAATTAAGcaaagaaatgtgtttttaaaacaaaacaagagcGTATTGGCAGAAAGGGTTTGAAATGTGGAAATGAGTTCACGGGTTCTTCTTCAAACTTCTAAACATAACGATCAATACGGACATCCACCTCTCGGCCATTGATCTTTGTTCCATTCATCATCCGGCAGGCTTTCTCGGCACTCTCTTCAGAGTCGAATCTCACTGTTCCGCAGCCCTTTGACTTGCCGTTCTCCATCATGATCTCTGCAAACATCACCTTGCCTGTGGCCAACAGGAAGAAGTCATTGTTTTATCTTTCTCGTGTTTGCTAGACTATAAATGTGCCACTAAAATAATCTATAGTATGTCATGtgatttatacatattttaactAAGACAGGAGCCAAgtcggtgaaaaaaaaaagcataccaCAGTGACTGAAATTGTCTTTCAGCGTTTGCCACGTAAGATCATAGGAGAGCTGCAGAGGAGAAATAAACAGTACTTAGTTAGATAGTGTGccacaaatatattttaacataAGATTTTGCGTTTGCTTGTTATGGTAAAGCATGTTGTTGCAAGTGTCAACATTTCTTGAGCACAATTTTGATTCTGTCAGACTTTAGTGGGATAGATTAATTTCAAAAGCAGTTTCCACTACACCAAAAGTTCTCTCTGCAACCATGCTTAAACTCACATTTCGTACAAAGATCTGACGACCAGCTTTGGACCCGTAGCCTCTGTCTGACATGCCCATGGAACTCTGGCCGCCACCTCTAAAGCTGCGATTAAAGTCCATTCCTGACATTCCCATGCGGTCAAAGCCCGAGCCCATGCAATCCATGGCCATGTTGCCCATTCCACCACcttgggaaagaaaaaaaaaacacaaagagtaGATGAGAAAAGGCAATAACACCTCAGTGTGCTAATGAAGACTCCAACACTGTTTCAAGGCCTCCTAGGATAAATCAATATAATCAATTACTGAAAATGCATTTTaggataaaaacaaacaaaaacctaAATATGACTCCGATTTCACTCATGCTTTGTGTTGAAGTAAATACACACAAATCATATTGTTCAGTAAATCTGTCCAGTAAAACCATTTCAACAGGAAGTTGATACTTTTATGACTGACAATAACTACATCTTCGAGTCAATAAAACATTGCGTCCACTACTtcgaaaacaaataaaagtaactGCACAATATATAGAGGGCCCTTCTACTAAAGAATGCTTCGTTTGACATGTGAAATATTCACGTTATGAAAAGCTTTGATCGGAAACCTTTTGTTCCAAGAGACGAACAAGCAACCCAACTTCCAaaacgtatatatttttttttaaaattgtcatgACAGAGTTGACAGATCTCAATGTAATTATACATAGTTTTATGTAATAAATAGTTTGAGGAGCCTTTAAAACCCCCAGTGGTCCTGGATGAGATATGATAATCTGTGAAAATGTACCTAAGCCAGTCCCCATGCCACCAAGGCCCATGCCACCGCCAAAACTTCGACCTGATGGAGAGAATGCAATTTGGGGAATGATATGTGTTATGAACCAAAGCATATTGCACCCTATAACACCAGAGACAGTCCATGAATCGCAGTGGCCATCTTGCAAAATCCCAGAAGAAAAATTGAGCTCACCCAGTCCTCCAAATGAATCGCCAAATCCCCGATTCATTAGCATGTCGCCGCTTCCAAAATCCCGATCCATTCCACCTATTCTTGATCGGTACATATCTTAAAAGACACATAAGCCAACCTTAATACAAAGTTATGACAGAACAAACTAGACGGGTCCTTGTTTCAAAACGGCGCTAGTGCAAAAACCCACCGTTCATTCTGCTCATCAGTTCTCTTGCTCCCAAATTCATAATGCTGGCCATGTTATCCATGTTTCCAAATCCACTGCTTACACCCATCCCTGCCAGAAATAGCATTAGATAATGTACAATTTGTGATCGCAGTAAACAACGACAGTGCAAGAAAATACTAAACTTTTACCTCCACTAAGTCTGTTCATTCCACAATAGCCAGAAATATCCAGACCTAAAGACAAGAGAAAGTTACATTCTGCTAAATGATATAGGAAAACTACTATATCATATGGATTTCATGTTAACAGGGTGGGATGaaagtgaataaaaaaaagatgtcctCACAGCAGACAACAAAGTTGAGAAAACACTCAATGCCATTGTATAAAAACTAAGACTAAAacaatataacttttttttcgtgATCGCCCACTCCCAGTTTAAGAGGTTTTTAAGTGTTTGAAATTGTACAGACAGTTACGGATTTGTTTCCTACAATAATTACAAAATACCTGCTGTACCTGTGGAGCCCATCCCTCCTCCACTGTTGAGATTGTTACTATTAATAGGCTGCCCTCCTGGTCCTAGTCCCATTCCAATACCAGACAGGCCTCCTGTGGAcataaaaaaaacccacaatattacaaaactttaatactCTTTCTTACCACTATGTAACACTCAAAGTTTACGACCAATAGGAATATAATTAACAAAGAGATTTAAGTATTACACATTTTATGAGCAATTTATCCCTGGGACGACAAGAACATAACGGCAGTAGACTCACGTGGTAATTGAGGTGCTTTCTCCATTTGGCAATGATTATCAGGGAGAATGGATTTATCATCCTGTACAGACATAAGCAATGTATTAGGAGCTCACCAATAATTGCTCAAGTCCCGTAACTTTATCAACGTGTCATACCATTTTAACATACATCGGTCTGTCAAAGAGCATCTGTCCATTAAACATGGCTGAGTTCCAAGTCAAGGAGAATTTCAAAAATGTTGTTAACAAGTACATTAATTTTGAGCTGCATAAATTGGTCAAGGATACATATAGCCTGCAAAGCCTCAAGTGGCTGCTCAAAAATCACAGTTCCCATCCCACGGCTCTTTCCGTCCTTGTCCGCCTTTATATCAGCCCGTTTAACTACTCCAGCCATGCTGAACACTTCCTTCAGCTTCTTCCAGCTCACCGTGAAATCGAGCTGCATGAAACACAAAGACATGAATTGGGAGCCATGGACCAATACCACTGAGGTCAACAGTCGCTGAGAATCGttaccggacatttggtcgccggacttttggtcgcggacgtttggtcgcccggacccaaacaacgggcgaccaaacgtccggcgaccaaaagtctggcgaccaaaagtccggcaaccaaaagtcaggcgacaaaacaaggtaaaacaacacggtctacacatcaataaaagccaacaatggccctgagcagtttcactgagcggacatgtgagtgtataagagtttgtatgtacatgagttgtccccttaggaagggacgtcagtcagggtcttaacaagttctccaacaaaacacaataaaagtacaggaaatttggagattttctttagcctaataattaatagggcattaagtatgagtaaataataattcgcagtttgtatttagggaatttgagcaacaattttaaatgataattatcaataaccttccaggcgaccaaacatccggcgaccaaacgcccgagTACCGCTGAGAATACATCGATATGGTGGTATACTGCAGGACTTTGGTGGGTTATGGATATCCTTCTGCCATAATCAATTTCTCGTTTTGGATAGTacatctattgtcgtcaatgacagccaatgaactAATATATTTACTATATAACTAATACATTAGAGTTGTGCTCACGTTGATCACAAACACAGTGCTGCCCAGTCGCCCCGTTTGTAACGCTTGCTTCATTTCAGATGGAATATTGGGATTGTTGGCGATGGAGGGAGGGATAATTATTCCACCGGGTCCCATGTCCCGCAATCGACCGTCTTGCTGGCTTTCTATGCGTTGCAACACACGTCGAGCATGCTCCCCCTCGCAGTCCTTGAATGAGAAGCAAATATAGTTAGGTTTATGTGGACAGAAAAAGTGCAGTTCTTCCAAATTATTATATGTAGTAGTCTTTCTTGACAAAAAGTGTACAGTCTGTACCTCCCTAATGTTAAGAGGCCTTCCATTCAGGTCATATTGATTCATAGTTTCTACTGCCTTGGTCACAAATTCTTCATCAGTGAAGTCCACCACACTGTTTATTGGAAACAGAAAGACCATTGTAATTCTAGGAAAGACAAAAGgacttcataaaaaaaaaaaatcaagtaaaatGGAGATTTTTCTTACCCACAACCCTAACCAAGGTATATCGGAGAAGGGCAGGttgttttggacaaaaaaagcacaaaagaaaaacagttaatatattttttttttaaaggccaagGCACCTTAAATtgtccattcatccattttcatctTTGAATTTGAAGTAAATATTATCTACATCTATTGCAGACAAAAGTCATTTACTGATTTTATTCCAagcagatatatttttttaaatgtattggatTCTTTATGGCGAGATACATCTTTACATCAAATATTGACACAGTGAAAAgtaccaacaaaaaaataaatatatcataatatcACAAGATTTGTTTTATTCCATTAATGAGGCATTTGGTGGCGTAAGTATCAATcagtaaacaaaacaaacaatccaagtgtccctttaaaaatggccaaaacaaactaaattttacaccatttgaagagacaacaacaacaaaagcaaaaaaattaaaagaataatGCCCACTTGGAGGAGTTCATAAAGCTACTTTCCAAAAATGCAACAGGACATCTCCCTTTCAAGTaaatgtcaatcattaaaaCAACTATCAGGGCTCTAGAAGCAGCCTAGAGTATCTCCAGTTCTAGTAAGACCCAAAGGACCAGAACCTTCAAGAGCACTTGATTAAGGAGAGCCTGCTGAGGGCATTTAAAACCTTGTgcagcaagttggctacatcaCTTACCCTTGACTTTCCTTCCGCATCCTTAAAGAGCTCCACGTATGTAACCTCACCGACTACATGAGAcatacacaggaaaaaaataccaaaaaagaacacaaaggaATGTAAATCACCAATTCATCAATATACTGTCACCCTTGGCAAACCCGCTACAGCTGGAGATGTCCCAGTTAATGATAAAACAGGCCAACATCCACTCAGGTAACACCAAGCCCTTGTGGGCAGTTGCATGACACCCAAAGGCCGGGGCCACCCACACAAATGGCTACATTCGACCTGGGAAATTCAAAAGGCTTCAATATTGATCAGATTCTATTCAGAGCAATGTAAATTCAAGCCGTCTTTCAGGCCTtccaaaaaaagtcattcaGGAAAAGTGAAAGTCGTAGTCAAGGTTCACTCTGCAACAGATGCAACAATGTCATACAGTCATATTCAACTACACGTTCGACATTATAGCTACATTCAAAACAAGTGATAACATGTCATATCCACCTTTTCATCACACCACTCTATATTAACAcgatccaaaaaaaaaatgttaaaaggcCATAGCACTGAAAGGTAACTTTCCTACTATTTGAATGCTGTAAATCAAGGAAAAGTTGTAACTATGTGGCAACAACTTGAAACATAATGATCCACCTATTAACATAAAGTGTAGAACTAGAGTACAGTAGTTTAATGCTGAGGAGTAAAGAGAGGTTATAGGCCCAAATCCCATCAAGGATAAACGTACCTTTATCACGCATGAGATCTTTAATTGCCTGCCATTTCATGTCATACGGGATGTTGCTGATGTACACCCGGTTCCTTTTAAAACTTTTCTTTTCGCCACCTTGTTTCTCTTTGTAAGGATGATAGCGGCCTCCTTTTCTACCTCCGGAGGACTTCTCTTTATCTTCGTATTTCTCTTTTGGGCATGTTGACTCCTCAGCGTCCCTATAATGATAATGATTATAGGAGGGAGATTTCCCATATTTAGGCGTCCCAGAATACATTGAAAGGCCGTGAACAAAAGGGAATATTTAGGTCGCACAGAATGACGGGGAAAGTACTTCTAGAATATGTACTCGATCCAGGAATCGatgttacataaaaaaacacaaaacaaattagggaaaaaagggggcggggttgACAGTAGATACATTTAAGTGAAGCGGTTAAAGTGATCTTGTTGCTGTTATATTTGTTTAGATTTTCTGAGTGCAGAAGCCTTTGATggtttgaacaaaaataaacactagCTTAGATGCTCATCCTGCGAATATAGTAATGCATGCAAGACAACACAAAATACAGGCACACGAAGAACACAAACACAATTTGCCTTAATATCATATTATTTGATTTAACATTATAATCAGAAGAAAATTGATGAATTTTCTGATAGTATAAAAACAGCAGTCAGAACCACAAGTATTcgtatatttttagatctttaCATTTGAGCAAAAACATGTACGTATACACTTCTGTGCTGTCTATTTACTTGAACATGAGTGGCAGGCCGGTTACTGTCAATTTAAAACAGAGTGAGTGGGGACGATAAAAATGTTGTATAACCATTCCCCAAAACATCTATTTGTGTATTATAGCATGGTATATTGATATTGTAATATAAAATGGCCCATATCGTGAACGAGTGAATTGAGTGATAGGATTTCTGAGGGatgcttaaaaaaatccatctgatTGTACTTTGACCAATGTGAttctttaaaattaataaataaagacCACTGGCGTGTGCTAGATTTGAACATTCCCCGTTACCAGATGACCTAATCACATGGCTATAGCCAGTAAACAATGGATCCCACAAAGAAAATGTAGCgcaataaatcatttaaaaaaggcattCCTTAATCTTTCGAAACGCCTGATTGAATGCTATAAACATCCCCTACGTTACAGTTACACCACATCTCTATGAAGAATGCCCCATTGCGACTCCATTTTAGCTTTAGCGTGAAGGGGTTCATACATTCGGCCGAGAAGAAATTACTACACGGATCTTTCACTTACGTTTTGACGCCATTAGGTGTCTCGGGGTCGCTATGGTCCGATGTGACTGATGTATTGAGCTCCTCCGCCTTAGAATCTTCACCAAGGCCAGGGATGATGTCTTCCATGATCCGGTTGCTGTTCCTTGCACGACGCAAGCTGCCTTGACGCACTTTCAAATGTGTTCAGCCAAACCTGCTCGAGTCTCGCGAGACTTAGTTTAGGACTTTCGCGAGACGTGAGCTGGACTACCAGGCGTTGTGGAGTTATAGGATGAACAAATAAGATGGGTAGGTCCGCTGCTATGGAAAGGTTAAAGGTTGATGGaagcaaataaatgaaacaataaGGAACATGAATTGTGCAGCCACAGGCTATTAGAAACACGTACAGATTTTTTTCACACACATCAAATGCTTACAAGTGCCAGAGTCTTTGAAACACCTAATGAAAGAATTAAGaaattcatttaattcattttctgaaccgctttatcgtcacaagggtcgcgggggtgctgtagctaatcccagctgacttcgggccagaggcggggaacaccctggattggtggccagccaatcgcaggacacaaggagacaaacaaccattcacgctcacacttaaacctagggccaatttagagtgtccaaccagcctaccctgcatgtctttggaatatgggaggaaacctgagtacctgaagtaccctgagaaaacccacgcaggcccagagagaacatgcaaactccacacaggtggaccaacctggatttgaacccggctCCCCCACTTTCATTAGGGGTGATGAAAATCTACACCTCTTACAACTGTCTGCATACAAAAGCATACAACCTCAAGATTAACTCATTCACCACCAGCAAAGATCACAGAGTATGCATTGtgatatttagaaaaaaaggaaaatgttatGGTAACTACCCATTGACGAGAAAAGATTTACACTCCATTTTGACTGCCAGCTCtcacagtcaaaatagattggatttcTATTGCCCTTACTAGCAGCCAAAGACTTAACAAGGACACAGCAATAATACATATTATAACTGATTTTATCtgatttttattaaatgatGGCCATGCATGGTAATGTAGCTCCAttattgaattaattaataattccTGCTAGCAATTCTGTTGGCATTGCCGCTTCTCTCTTTGTACTTTTGAGTCCAGATAATGTCACTGTAAAAGCAGGTGTGTTATGAAATTCATTAGCATTAAAGATATAGAGGGGCGTGACCCCAAGATAGAAGTCTAATAATCTTTAACCCTGTGTCCTATAGAAACAGGATAGTCTTTATGCAACAGGTTTTAATTTCAGTCCCACACGCAAAAGTGCCTAATATATAAAGTAGAACAAAATCCACATTAAAAACTGCTGTACTGAGTAGACAGTAATGTGCCATTTGTCATGTACACTCATTAAATTGTAACACGTCGGTGAGCAATAGGACAAAGGGATGATAGTCATTAGACTTTAAACATAAAAGAGCAATTTTGGTAAAATGTTAAGGCGAATGATCCTGAATAAAAGAATATTTAACTTTTCAACAACCAGCCCAACAAAACACACTTGAATTAGATTTAATTCAATGGATATGAGGCTTTGTACATCTATAAATTAAAGATATAATGCTTAAGACGGTGAAATAAGATCAACACTATCgcgttttgggagaaaaaaaacctcagtcATTCTTATCTCAAGGGACCAGTATGTAATATTAACAAAGGAAACAATGATTATGACTGGCAGAGCGCATTCAATACTGCAAAAGACAATCCTCCTCGTATTTTttgctttcttccttctttgctGCCCactttgaaattaaaaatgaagttcAGTTCACCACTTATACAgtctaatttatttcaaaaacatAATTGACCATTTCCCCAGTGGAATTCCTTATCTTCAGATCTGAGTCACTGCACCACTACGACAAAAAAGCCTCACAGCTGATATAAACTTGTACTGCATAATAGCATAGCAGATGGCCGCTTCCGTATTGCATGTTGCTGCCAGATAACCTGCAAGTTTTCTACCTTTTCATCGCTACAGTAAAAGCACTCCTCCCCACAGTAGGCTCATCTGCCTTATCGTGATCACCAGTTCACAAACAATGCTTGATGAGTGATGCTCCTGTGATAGCTTTGCAGTAGTTCCTCAGCAGGCACAGTGAGAGGCAGCATTCCGTGACTTTCCTCTCTCGTTTCGGAGTAGCCTctttgaggggaaaaacacaaacacacccagGCTGCAAAGATGCAAAGGGAGGAGACAGAAGCTCCCTTGTTTATACGCCGTTGCAGCCATCCTTACGCCTCTCTGGGAGGAATGTTGTGAATGAGTGAGGCGGCAGGGCAACTGGGTGAGACTAACAAGTGGTTGCCATGCAGCAGGAGCGTGTGCGTTGCTATAGGGCGGGCTATAGAGAATCAGAATGATAATGAAGCTGGAGGCAGCGAGCAAGGCAGCACGAGGATGAGCAGCAGCATCCTTAAGAACAGACACAACCCGGCTTGAGCCACCCCCTCCTTTGCCTCCTTTGTTTctggatttttgttttggtgaGACACAAGCCTTCAACATGTTTATAGTGGGAGGTTTCACAAGCGGATTTGCACCTTTGCCGAGAGGGAGGACCTCTGCAGAAGATGTGCTATCAACAGGTCTGTGAATGGCACCATCATGACGGTAAGATAAGACCCCTGCAAGTAtagtctctctctcgctgtacaTACCTGTATCCTATCAATTACCCTGTCTACTTTCCGGTGTCAGCCGATTCATTCCACTTTTCAGCCCATTTTCTTGAGCCACCTGCTGCTTAAAAAGATTTGTGGAGAAACGACTGAAAGAGGCGGACTTGCAGCAATTGCCTGCATTCACTGTTACTATGTCTAATGGAATGACACTGACTGGCAGGCATATGCTCCTATGCAACAGGTCGAATGCCATTTTGTCAAAAATTGCCAAGACGAAACTCGATGCAACATTTCCATTAGTGGTTTGCATGTGTTTAATATCTGACTATAAGCACTGCGACACGCTGGTATTTTAACTCAACCATAAGCTATGTAATCATGCTTCAGGCAATGATGCCCTCTGATTGCTGGGACTTCATGTAGCCCTCCAGCATTGAATGTTTGGTTTTATCTTCATGTCTAAAACATTGTGTCAAGATGAAGAGATTGAAGTTTGTACGGAGAAGCTATTAATAGACTCTCAGCCTTCATGAGTCACGGTTAGTTCTTGGATGTATTGTAAACAATCTGAATTGGATATTTTGCTGAGTCGTCCCTTCACCCGACGTCTGCCTGCCGAGTTAGTGGATTAGTATTACTTAAGGctacttaattggattttatCCGAGTCCCAATCTCAAGACATCACATCGTATCTACCCAGGTAACATGCAACCAGTGACCCTGTCAAAGAAGAGATGAGGCACCTGGATGTTGATTTACAATGTGCAGCGTCCACTACAACCACTCCCTCGCTGCCATGAGCGGAAACGACATGATGGCGCACTCTCTGACTCTGGAACAGAAGACGGCATTTGCCTTCGTGGGGATGCTTCTAGTGTTTCTGGGACTGTTAATCGTGAGGTGTTTCAGGATCTTACTGGACCCCTACAGCAGCATGCCGTCTTCCAACTGGGCGGACGGCATCGAGGGACTGGAGAAAGGGACGTTTGAGTATGCCCTAACTTAACACAGGGGGACAGACATCAGGAGATGTCCTCTCAAACCTTATTTACTTTAGACTTTCATATGCATTTAATCAATCACTGATGGAACGCGCACTAAAAGATTACTGTTGCACACCTGCGCAAAGTTGGATATTTTCCACGGGAAGCAGTTCTTATTTATATTCTGGATTAACATACGATGTAGGTTAGTCTTTTAATCAAGCTTATGTAACAGAATTTTGTGCAATTTTCAAATTTGACCTAAATTCTGTATTCTTATTCCCATCAAATGTTTCCAGTTTTGGA from Stigmatopora argus isolate UIUO_Sarg chromosome 2, RoL_Sarg_1.0, whole genome shotgun sequence carries:
- the myef2 gene encoding myelin expression factor 2, translating into MEDIIPGLGEDSKAEELNTSVTSDHSDPETPNGVKTDAEESTCPKEKYEDKEKSSGGRKGGRYHPYKEKQGGEKKSFKRNRVYISNIPYDMKWQAIKDLMRDKVGEVTYVELFKDAEGKSRGCGVVDFTDEEFVTKAVETMNQYDLNGRPLNIREDCEGEHARRVLQRIESQQDGRLRDMGPGGIIIPPSIANNPNIPSEMKQALQTGRLGSTVFVINLDFTVSWKKLKEVFSMAGVVKRADIKADKDGKSRGMGTVIFEQPLEALQAISMFNGQMLFDRPMYVKMDDKSILPDNHCQMEKAPQLPRGLSGIGMGLGPGGQPINSNNLNSGGGMGSTGTAGLDISGYCGMNRLSGGMGVSSGFGNMDNMASIMNLGARELMSRMNDMYRSRIGGMDRDFGSGDMLMNRGFGDSFGGLGRSFGGGMGLGGMGTGLGGGMGNMAMDCMGSGFDRMGMSGMDFNRSFRGGGQSSMGMSDRGYGSKAGRQIFVRNLSYDLTWQTLKDNFSHCGKVMFAEIMMENGKSKGCGTVRFDSEESAEKACRMMNGTKINGREVDVRIDRYV